The genomic window TGCAAGCAGGGTTTGATTCACGGTGATTAAGCCGGAATCTACCGCCGTTTGGATATTCTGAGCTTGGGGTAACGTCAAATTGCCACAGACTTCCTGCCAAACCGCATGGGGGATCACAATGCGATCGAATAAGGTTCCCAGGTAATCCAATAGCTGCACATGAGATAGAGCAATCAAGGGATCGGCATCAGGAACGATCAACGACACGAGGCGTCCCCTGAATCGATTGCAACGTTTTTAGATCGTCTATCACGTCGTCTTCGGATTGATCCACCACCACGATGCCGGTGCCTTTGAGGGTGTTTAAAAAAGCTTCTATCTGCAGACCGGCAATTTTGCTCGCCTGGCGCAGCCCAACAATGTTTTCACGCAGCAGATGATGGGCCAAAGCCACGGGCAAACCATGCTCCAGAATGCGTTCGGTTAAGGGCACCACGATGGAGACGGGTTTACCTCGATTGGTGACCAAAACCAACTCTTGGGCTTCGGATGCCTGGGTGACCAAACCGGGGTTGGTGCGTATTTCTTTGATGCCGATGGTTTTCATGCTGAATGACCCATGAATAAAGTGCTACCTTAAAGTAGCACTTTATGTGTTCTCTGTCGTTTATTGTTTTGGGAAACGAGCGGTAAAAGTGGATTGATAGTAGAAAATCGCCTCTACCCCAGTGTTTTCGGCACTGCAAAAGTGGATAAACAGTAGAAAATCCATCAAACCTGCTTTCATCATGGACCGATGTATTTTGGAAGCGTCTTAAGCTGGAACCAATGTCTGGCACTTAAACCCTGCAAAGAGCTCTTAAATCTGATTCTATGGCGTTTGACAACGGCAATAGGATAACGGGATTGGATTTGTGTTTCAGATCGGGGAAACATGGATTTTTTTCTAGTGGCCAAGGACACCGCCCTTTCACGGCAGTAACAGGGGTTCGAACCCCCTAGGGGACGCCATATTCCAACGTTAACGTTGAAAGCTCACTGGTAGAACATAACCTTGCCAAGGTTGGGGTCGTGAGTTCAAGATCTATTAGCGGCTAAAATTTAGCCCATTTCAAAACTGAAGCCCGTACGCCAGGTGGTGGGTCTCCCCGCTCAGCACCTGCAAATAAATTTCCGTGCTGGCCAGATTCGCGTGTCCCAGCCAACCCTGAATGGTGCGGATATCCCGTCCTTGCAATAAACAATTCACCGCAAAGCTGTGGCGGAAGGTGTGCGCCGACAGGCGCTTGATGGGCAGCGGTTGCCCCGAGTCCTTTAAGGTCTGTTCAATTTTTTCCAGCTGGTAATGCACCTGCTGCCGGTTGAAGGAAAAAACCGGCTCGCCTTTGCGGGGCGCGCGCGTTGCCAGGGTGCGCCGCAACTCCTCAATAAACACCCCGTCGGTGAGCGGCACCATGCGTTTGGGACGGGACGCGGTCTGCTTGCCGGGCCGGCCGGGCTTGCGTTTCAGATTGGCCAGGATCAGCAGCGAATCCCGTTCACCATTCAGTTCTATATCCTCCCGGGTGAGGGACAGCGCTTCGGTAATCCGGGCCCCGCTGTGCCAGAGCAGATTGAGCAGGCAATGCAGTTCCTGGTGCAGCGCGCAGGCGAGCACCTGGTGCACTTCCGGCAGCACCAGATACGGCGGCACCTCGGGGTTGAGGTTTAACACCAGAGGGCGGCGTTTCTGCCAATAGTGCCAGTCGATCCGCAACGGCGGTTCGGCGGACGCCAGGGCGGTGAGGGTATTCTGGGTGGGGACGGGCAGACTCATGAGGTGGACGGCTCCGGGGTCTCCAGCACCACCTGGCAGAGCACACAGTACGGTGCATTGGGGTGGCGGACGTGCGGGCACTCCGCCTTGCGCTGGGCCAGATGGGGGGCGCTGGTGACGAAGCGGCACCAGTAGTGATGGCGTTGCCTGGCGCTCTGGACGCGTTCGGCGTGGATCAAGGTGGCGGTCAGCGGCGGCTGATCGTCGTCGGCAAACACAATGTCCATGCCCGGCGTCAGATACCCAAGATCCGGACGCAACACCAGATAGCGCATGAATTCGGTTTTCATACCCCGCTCCTGAACGGCGGTGACAACGGACGGAAAAGCCGGTCCGCCCCGCGCCACGTTTCTACAAAAGAGATTGAATGATACCTTTTTGTAGAAAGAAAAGCCGCTTTTTCGCGCGCTTTTGCGCCCATAAATTGGCCTAAAACCAAAAAGAATCAGCAGGATAGGAAATGTCTACTTTCTATAATATATAGGAGAAATATAGCCGTATTTATTAATTTTTATTAGTGCATTACTAAGCAATATTTGTGAATTACTAAGTAGTAATA from Ketobacter sp. MCCC 1A13808 includes these protein-coding regions:
- a CDS encoding UPF0175 family protein, whose amino-acid sequence is MKTIGIKEIRTNPGLVTQASEAQELVLVTNRGKPVSIVVPLTERILEHGLPVALAHHLLRENIVGLRQASKIAGLQIEAFLNTLKGTGIVVVDQSEDDVIDDLKTLQSIQGTPRVVDRS
- a CDS encoding tyrosine-type recombinase/integrase, which produces MSLPVPTQNTLTALASAEPPLRIDWHYWQKRRPLVLNLNPEVPPYLVLPEVHQVLACALHQELHCLLNLLWHSGARITEALSLTREDIELNGERDSLLILANLKRKPGRPGKQTASRPKRMVPLTDGVFIEELRRTLATRAPRKGEPVFSFNRQQVHYQLEKIEQTLKDSGQPLPIKRLSAHTFRHSFAVNCLLQGRDIRTIQGWLGHANLASTEIYLQVLSGETHHLAYGLQF